The following coding sequences are from one Helicoverpa armigera isolate CAAS_96S chromosome 2, ASM3070526v1, whole genome shotgun sequence window:
- the LOC110372070 gene encoding hydroxyacylglutathione hydrolase, mitochondrial isoform X4 — MDIKILPALQDNYMYLVVDRATKEAAVVDPVEPKSVLQAVKEHGAKLTTVLTTHHHWDHAGGNEELAKQVPDLQIYGGDERIGALTKKVQHNTMFSVGNLLVQCLFTPCHTTGHMCYYVTAPDDASESVVFTGDTLFLAGCGRFFEGNAEQMYNAMSILGSLPEETKVYCGHEYTLQNLKFAAHVEPNNIEVLNKITWSKERREEGKPTVPSTIGEEKKYNPFMRVFEPTVMNHAQSRSAIETMKNIRLEKDSFH; from the exons ATGGACATTAAGATACTGCCCGCCCTACAGGACAACTACATGTACCTGGTAGTTGACCGAGCCACCAAGGAGGCTGCCGTTGTCGATCCAGTGGAACCAAAGAGTGTGTTGCAAGCTGTCAAAGAACATGGTGCAAAACTGACTACAGTTCTGACTACGCATCATCACTG GGATCATGCTGGGGGAAATGAAGAGCTTGCCAAACAGGTACCAGATCTCCAGATATATGGTGGCGATGAACGCATCGGAGCTCTGACAAAGAAAGTGCAACATAACACTATGTTTAGTGTTGGTAATTTGCTGGTACAATGCCTGTTCACTCCTTGCCATACAACAGGGCATATGTGTTATTACGTAACAGCTCCTGATGATGCATCAGAATCGGTTGTGTTTACAG GTGACACTTTATTCCTCGCTGGTTGCGGAAGGTTCTTTGAAGGCAATGCAGAACAGATGTACAATGCCATGTCGATCCTAGGCAGCTTACCAGAGGAGACCAAGGTCTACTGTGGCCATGAGTATACTCTGCAGAATCTTAAGTTTGCTGCACATGTTGAACCAAATAATATTGAGGTTCTCAACAAAATTACTTGGTCAAAGGAGAGGCGAGAAGAGGGAAAACCTACG GTGCCATCAACAATCGGAGAGGAAAAGAAGTACAATCCATTCATGAGGGTGTTTGAACCGACTGTGATGAACCATGCACAGTCACGATCAGCTATTGAGACCATGAAGAACATTCGATTGGAGAAAGATtctttccattaa
- the LOC110372070 gene encoding hydroxyacylglutathione hydrolase, mitochondrial isoform X2 has translation MLARFVNSLPLGISQQLTRLYFQVLIRNQREAHSSQEHHQLGNMDIKILPALQDNYMYLVVDRATKEAAVVDPVEPKSVLQAVKEHGAKLTTVLTTHHHWDHAGGNEELAKQVPDLQIYGGDERIGALTKKVQHNTMFSVGNLLVQCLFTPCHTTGHMCYYVTAPDDASESVVFTGDTLFLAGCGRFFEGNAEQMYNAMSILGSLPEETKVYCGHEYTLQNLKFAAHVEPNNIEVLNKITWSKERREEGKPTVPSTIGEEKKYNPFMRVFEPTVMNHAQSRSAIETMKNIRLEKDSFH, from the exons ATGTTGGCCAGATTTGTAAATTCTTTGCCGTTAGGCATATCGCAGCAGCTAACGAGGCTGTATTTCCAAg tgctTATACGGAACCAGCGCGAAGCACACAGCAGTCAAGAACACCATCAACTCGGAAACATGGACATTAAGATACTGCCCGCCCTACAGGACAACTACATGTACCTGGTAGTTGACCGAGCCACCAAGGAGGCTGCCGTTGTCGATCCAGTGGAACCAAAGAGTGTGTTGCAAGCTGTCAAAGAACATGGTGCAAAACTGACTACAGTTCTGACTACGCATCATCACTG GGATCATGCTGGGGGAAATGAAGAGCTTGCCAAACAGGTACCAGATCTCCAGATATATGGTGGCGATGAACGCATCGGAGCTCTGACAAAGAAAGTGCAACATAACACTATGTTTAGTGTTGGTAATTTGCTGGTACAATGCCTGTTCACTCCTTGCCATACAACAGGGCATATGTGTTATTACGTAACAGCTCCTGATGATGCATCAGAATCGGTTGTGTTTACAG GTGACACTTTATTCCTCGCTGGTTGCGGAAGGTTCTTTGAAGGCAATGCAGAACAGATGTACAATGCCATGTCGATCCTAGGCAGCTTACCAGAGGAGACCAAGGTCTACTGTGGCCATGAGTATACTCTGCAGAATCTTAAGTTTGCTGCACATGTTGAACCAAATAATATTGAGGTTCTCAACAAAATTACTTGGTCAAAGGAGAGGCGAGAAGAGGGAAAACCTACG GTGCCATCAACAATCGGAGAGGAAAAGAAGTACAATCCATTCATGAGGGTGTTTGAACCGACTGTGATGAACCATGCACAGTCACGATCAGCTATTGAGACCATGAAGAACATTCGATTGGAGAAAGATtctttccattaa
- the LOC110372068 gene encoding uncharacterized protein LOC110372068, producing the protein METPRVLSGHALVAKGITKIDASLPEVGLKDVAPNGSWLEQKQIQAALEARKYLIEVERIEKCGTLSHAEWRDDLMLAEVTQKVGGYWQYLGHNVGKTLYLQPEEALFLMEVNCLLLKHNEVTVSLQKAYSLLLQPPTTMIQYKVYASLSRLGYKVFRHKGPKTNGNRHLPKLSRLTELKNIDSPITSTDNESENVDSPAYTNKSDYLDSPNISTGNESENTDSPVVQTVNKSEEIESTVTDVTESVDSQVVKSKDKLTENISLPAENIVSDSNNIPIPLQDTVVVSEQIIASKGTVDENKNDSSEIELKDDKEKVNEEIGLETAENDIETSDDKNIDENVENTSGQDSSTKESDTPNLMEVDEVNCKIANNNNESIEEVTSTVTEIVESDNMEVCSENQEAASSEPVAMNECVGNEDVEVTASVEVTSLTSDVVMDAVTEVVNDDTNKDVTDVDVQMAADAVVEADAKTIEEDGDKSLEDDTNKDQTGENNCTSPEKVSQECYPKDNNADYSYFRKIDKITKRQIKPTDSKKIEEHFKNISDFSKECVVTVNVPDQQFIPKNIFVHNSNYVLNLHNIKKRSIRSASSDAASYTSSDEVNGANIRRIRSSSGTEFPQNPTFFPNIRFPRTSQFRPYGFWRPQNNMNFYQLMFFQTRVQFHQRAHPFLRPSSYNFNPNNPNISNNARKRMRSGKTAHFQGIKNLAVRLKQSLISGNTDMRNLESLHALLHSYNLRYKSRLRLTENFDVINEEKIVETIELDDDEESKSKKPRLEQEEDKFDENMYRLKKLALRLRDLETKDKATATHRRAFSKAIKTFNKSYNADVYLDEDSYEVIDRRCITLDSSSESDCIVEEEPEAKKKKGKRLRNPFNILKRRSERLKSLNNPGTSKDDNNSESNKLVSDQVISEEDHNKYNECLSKVFDETWLPNENDFGRAEIVPKVYMNSRLIHTNKEQYLYDFMKDHLEHHENWAEVKISFLKYLEESSNAFQKEQAQILADSELCNSGLKPLIDFDDSSDMPSVLEKLRIISNNKDIDSETSLRIDFDVYNRDVQNFRKRNPPKPHFRIICIDISSGLPSAVDVMALHTKYEDNVAIVFAIVDSGSISYLQINPIDLPIYVPNSDVV; encoded by the exons ATGGAGACACCGAGAGTATTGTC CGGACACGCTCTAGTAGCAAAAGGCATCACCAAGATAGATGCTTCTCTGCCTGAAGTCGGCTTGAAGGATGTCGCACCAAATGGCTCCTGGCTGGAACAGAAGCAGATTCAAGCTGCCTTGGAAGCTCGCAAGTACCTGATTGAAGTTGAGAGGATTGAGAAATG tGGCACACTAAGTCATGCTGAATGGCGAGATGACCTGATGCTAGCTGAAGTGACTCAGAAAGTTGGTGGATATTGGCAATACCTTGGCCACAATGTTGGCAAGACTTTGTATCTGCAACCTGAAGAGGCATTGTTCTTAATGGAAGTT AACTGCCTTCTATTAAAACACAATGAAGTCACAGTATCATTACAAAAAGCTTACTCTTTGCTTCTACAACCACCTACAACAATGATTCAATACAAAGTCTATGCCTCACTCAGTAGACTCGGCTATAAAGTATTTCGCCACAAAGGTCCTAAAACTAACGGCAATAGACACTTGCCAAAACTCAGCAGACTTACTGAACTAAAGAATATAGACTCACCAATCACAAGTACTGATAATGAATCTGAAAATGTTGATTCACCTGCTTACACAAATAAATCTGATTATTTAGACTCTCCAAATATTAGTACAGGAAATGAGTCTGAGAATACTGATTCTCCTGTAGTCCAAACTGTTAATAAATCTGAAGAAATTGAATCAACGGTAACTGATGTTACTGAAAGTGTAGATTCTCAAGTAGTCAAAAGCAAAGATAAATTGACAGAAAATATCAGTTTACCAgctgaaaatattgtaagtgATTCAAATAATATCCCAATTCCATTACAAGACACAGTTGTTGTATCAGAACAAATTATTGCTTCCAAAGGAAcagttgatgaaaataaaaacgacaGTTCAGAAATAGAGCTGAAAGATGATAAAGAAAAAGTAAATGAGGAAATTGGACTTGAAACAGCTGAGAATGATATTGAAACAAGTGACGATAAGAACATTGATGAGAATGTAGAAAATACAAGTGGACAAGATTCTTCAACAAAAGAGAGTGATACACCAAATTTAATGGAAGTGGATGAAGTTAATTGTAAgattgcaaataataataatgagagTATTGAAGAAGTAACGTCAACAGTTACAGAAATTGTTGAAAGTGATAACATGGAGGTATGCTCTGAAAATCAGGAAGCTGCTAGTTCAG AGCCTGTAGCAATGAATGAATGTGTTGGGAATGAAGATGTTGAGGTTACAGCATCTGTAGAAGTAACTAGTCTAACGTCAGATGTAGTTATGGATGCTg tGACTGAAGTCGTTAATGATGACACGAATAAAGATGTCACTGATGTGGATGTACAAATGGCGGCCGATGCAGTTGTTGAAGCTG ATGCCAAGACTATAGAAGAAGACGGTGATAAATCTTTAGAAGATGATACAAACAAAGACCAAACTGGTGAAAACAATTGCACATCACCAGAAAAAGTATCACAAGAATGTTACCCTAAAGATAATAACGCGGACTACagctattttagaaaaatagacaaaataacaaaaaggcAGATAAAACCAACTGATTCTAAAAAAATTGaggaacattttaaaaatatatcagattttTCCAAAGAATGTGTGGTCACTGTAAATGTACCAGATCAACAATTTATaccgaaaaatatatttgtgcaTAATTCTAACTATGTGTTGAATTTGCACAATATCAAAAAGAGGTCTATAAGGTCTGCGTCATCCGATGCAGCCTCATACACAAGTTCCGACGAAGTTAATGGAGCTAACATAAGAAGAATAAGAAGTAGCTCAGGCACAGAATTTCCTCAAAATCCAACCTTTTTTCCAAACATACGGTTTCCTAGAACCAGCCAATTCCGACCATACGGATTTTGGCGTCCACAAAACAACATGAACTTTTATCAACTAATGTTCTTCCAAACTCGTGTTCAGTTCCATCAAAGGGCACATCCATTTTTAAGGCCGTCTTCCTATAATTTCAATCCAAATAATCCTAACATTAGCAATAATGCCCGAAAAAGAATGAGGAGCGGTAAAACCGCTCATTTTCAGGGCATTAAAAATCTAGCTGTCAGATTGAAACAATCTCTCATATCTGGCAACACTGATATGCGAAACCTAGAATCTCTGCACGCTCTACTCCATTCATACAATTTGAGATACAAATCTAGACTGAGGTTAACTGAAAACTTCGATGTGATAAATGAAGAAAAGATAGTTGAAACTATTGAActggatgatgatgaagaatctAAAAGCAAGAAACCTAGGCTGGAACAAGAAGAAGAtaagtttgatgaaaatatGTATAGGCTTAAAAAGCTAGCATTAAGATTACGAGATCTTGAAACTAAGGACAAAGCAACAGCAACTCATAGAAGAGCATTTTCTAAAGCGATCAAAACATTTAACAAGTCTTACAATGCTGATGTATATTTAGATGAGGACAGCTACGAAGTTATAGACAGAAGATGTATAACACTAGATTCTAGTTCAGAATCCGATTGCATTGTCGAAGAAGAACCGGAGGCGAAAAAGAAAAAAGGGAAAAGATTAAGGAATccattcaatattttaaaacgtaGGTCTGAGAGACTGAAGTCACTAAATAACCCTGGTACAAGCAAGGACGATAACAATTCAGAAAGTAACAAACTTGTATCTGATCAAGTAATTTCTGAAGAAgatcataataaatataatgagtGTCTAAGTAAAGTCTTTGATGAGACTTGGCTTCCAAACGAAAATGATTTTGGTAGAGCTGAAATCGTACCAAAAGTTTACATGAATTCTCGGCTCATTCATACCAATAAAGAACAATACTTGTACGATTTTATGAAGGACCATTTAGAACATCATGAAAATTGGGCCGAAGTTAAAATATCCTTTTTGAAGTATTTAGAAGAAAGTAGTAATGCATTTCAAAAAGAACAGGCGCAAATTCTCGCTGATTCCGAATTGTGTAATTCAGGATTGAAACCGCTAATCGATTTTGACGATAGTTCCGATATGCCTTCAGTTCTAGAAAAATTACGAATCATAAGTAATAACAAAGATATTGATTCAGAAACTAGTCTAAGAATAGATTTTGATGTGTACAACAGAGATGTACAGAACTTTAGGAAGAGGAATCCGCCAAAACCGCATTTCagaattatttgtattga tatatCGTCGGGTCTCCCTTCGGCAGTGGATGTAATGGCCctacatacaaaatatgaaGATAACGTAGCAATAGTTTTCGCCATAGTCGATTCAGGATCCATTTCCTACCTACAAATAAATCCTATAGACTTACCTATATATGTTCCAAATAGCGATGTAGTGTAA
- the LOC110372071 gene encoding uncharacterized protein LOC110372071, with translation MTVQQINSNISDDSDDMVSLPSEEEIYRRKYQLLLERCEVLQQDNERIITRIHEAKKITKRYRKDIKLLVERLDRHGDQFRTVCLEVETKPEVIVRPPRAGGKTQAVSKQTDKQNAGAAKKPGPKRKSKADKPERDPNAPKKPCNAFFQFCQEQRPLVVAEAEANSELGSEPSKQEVTRQLASRWRALNNEEKRVYVAMFERSKEKYAEQMSAYIKKEQ, from the exons atgacagtCCAACAGATTAACTCGAATATTTCTGACGACTCAGATGATATGGTTAGTTTACCATCCGAAGAGGAGATTTATAGGCGAAAATACCAGTTGTTGTTGGAGCGATGTGAAGTCTTACAACAGGATAACGAAAGAATTATTACTAG AATACATGAAGCGAAGAAAATAACCAAGCGCTACCGGAAGGACATTAAATTGTTGGTGGAGCGATTGGATAGGCATGGCGATCAGTTCAGAACTGTATGTTTGGAGGTGGAAACTAAACCTGAGGTGATAGTGCGACCGCCCAGAGCTGGGGGGAAAACTCAAGCTGTGTctaaacaaacagataaacagaatGCTGGGGCTGCTAAGAAACCTGGACCCAAAAGAAAAAGCAAAGCAGACAAG CCTGAAAGAGATCCTAATGCTCCCAAAAAGCCATGCAATGCATTCTTCCAATTTTGCCAAGAACAGCGGCCTTTAGTTGTTGCTGAAGCCGAAGCTAACTCTGAGTTGGGATCTGAACCTTCGAAACAAGAAGTCACGAGGCAACTGGCGTCACGATGGAGAGCACTCAATAATGAAGAAAAAAGG GTATATGTGGCAATGTTTGAGAGATCTAAGGAAAAGTATGCTGAACAAATGTCCGCCTACATAAAGAAGGAGCAATGA
- the LOC110372069 gene encoding heparan sulfate glucosamine 3-O-sulfotransferase 3A1, which yields MRWISVISKRTMFICFILFFLLYLCYSLNSCLVDENKFTIKYLQLKQHISKYRAASIRFASLFGFSVDESYKYRRLKQNQVPVKRLPDALIIGVKKCGTRALLEFLRLHPDVRAAGSEVHFFDKFYHKGFEWYRDKMPPTLEGQITMEKTPSYWVTRSAPRRVYAMNPSVKLLAVVRDPVTRAISDYTQSASKRPALPRFEDLALVNSSAAWGGAPSVVDASWPPVRLGVYARPLRRWLRRFPRPRLLLISGERLVADPAAEMARVQEFLGLKRVITEKHFYFNSTKGFPCLLKSESRSTPHCLGKTKGRSHPHIDAKTLERLRDFYRPFNERFYQLAGMNFGWP from the exons ATGAGATGGATCTCAGTGATATCAAAGAGGacgatgtttatttgttttatattattctttctcTTATATTTATGCTATTCATTGAATTCTTGCTTAGTTGACGAAAACAAG tttacaataaaatacttacaactaAAGCAGCATATATCAAAGTACAGGGCTGCAAGCATTCGCTTCGCTTCGTTGTTTGGGTTCAGTGTAGACGAGAGTTACAAGTACAGGCGGCTGAAGCAAAACCAAGTGCCGGTCAAGAGATTACCCGACGCACTTATTATAGGGGTTAAGAAATGTGGGACGAGGGCACTGCTGGAGTTTTTGAG ATTACATCCAGATGTCAGGGCAGCGGGGTCAGAGGTGCACTTCTTTGATAAATTCTATCACAAAGGCTTCGAATGGTACAG GGATAAAATGCCACCAACACTTGAAGGTCAGATTACGATGGAAAAGACCCCTTCATACTGGGTGACGAGGTCAGCACCTAGACGGGTGTACGCCATGAACCCCAGCGTCAAACTGTTAGCAGTAGTGCGGGATCCAGTTACGAGGGCCATCAGTGATTATACGCAGTCAGCCAG TAAAAGACCAGCGCTCCCTCGCTTCGAAGACCTAGCCTTAGTGAACAGCTCCGCCGCCTGGGGCGGAGCACCCTCCGTAGTGGACGCATCTTGGCCGCCCGTCAGGCTGGGCGTATATGCGCGACCGTTGAGACGGTGGCTACGAAGATTTCCTAGGCCAAGGTTACTGCTCATCAGTGGTGAGAGGCTCGTTGCTGATCCTGCTGCTGAAATGGCTAGAGTGCAG GAATTCCTGGGCTTGAAGCGGGTGATAACtgaaaagcatttttatttcaattccacGAAAGGCTTTCCTTGTCTCCTGAAATCTGAGAGTCGTTCCACTCCACATTGTCTTGGCAAGACGAAAGGCAGAAGCCATCCTCACATAGACGCGAAAACTTTAGAAAGACTGAGAGACTTCTACAGGCCGTTCAACGAAAGGTTTTACCAGTTGGCCGGAATGAACTTCGGATGGCCTTAA
- the LOC110372070 gene encoding hydroxyacylglutathione hydrolase, mitochondrial isoform X3 — MLIRNQREAHSSQEHHQLGNMDIKILPALQDNYMYLVVDRATKEAAVVDPVEPKSVLQAVKEHGAKLTTVLTTHHHWDHAGGNEELAKQVPDLQIYGGDERIGALTKKVQHNTMFSVGNLLVQCLFTPCHTTGHMCYYVTAPDDASESVVFTGDTLFLAGCGRFFEGNAEQMYNAMSILGSLPEETKVYCGHEYTLQNLKFAAHVEPNNIEVLNKITWSKERREEGKPTVPSTIGEEKKYNPFMRVFEPTVMNHAQSRSAIETMKNIRLEKDSFH, encoded by the exons A tgctTATACGGAACCAGCGCGAAGCACACAGCAGTCAAGAACACCATCAACTCGGAAACATGGACATTAAGATACTGCCCGCCCTACAGGACAACTACATGTACCTGGTAGTTGACCGAGCCACCAAGGAGGCTGCCGTTGTCGATCCAGTGGAACCAAAGAGTGTGTTGCAAGCTGTCAAAGAACATGGTGCAAAACTGACTACAGTTCTGACTACGCATCATCACTG GGATCATGCTGGGGGAAATGAAGAGCTTGCCAAACAGGTACCAGATCTCCAGATATATGGTGGCGATGAACGCATCGGAGCTCTGACAAAGAAAGTGCAACATAACACTATGTTTAGTGTTGGTAATTTGCTGGTACAATGCCTGTTCACTCCTTGCCATACAACAGGGCATATGTGTTATTACGTAACAGCTCCTGATGATGCATCAGAATCGGTTGTGTTTACAG GTGACACTTTATTCCTCGCTGGTTGCGGAAGGTTCTTTGAAGGCAATGCAGAACAGATGTACAATGCCATGTCGATCCTAGGCAGCTTACCAGAGGAGACCAAGGTCTACTGTGGCCATGAGTATACTCTGCAGAATCTTAAGTTTGCTGCACATGTTGAACCAAATAATATTGAGGTTCTCAACAAAATTACTTGGTCAAAGGAGAGGCGAGAAGAGGGAAAACCTACG GTGCCATCAACAATCGGAGAGGAAAAGAAGTACAATCCATTCATGAGGGTGTTTGAACCGACTGTGATGAACCATGCACAGTCACGATCAGCTATTGAGACCATGAAGAACATTCGATTGGAGAAAGATtctttccattaa
- the LOC110372070 gene encoding hydroxyacylglutathione hydrolase, mitochondrial isoform X1, with the protein MYKLNRLNRTKKLLIRNQREAHSSQEHHQLGNMDIKILPALQDNYMYLVVDRATKEAAVVDPVEPKSVLQAVKEHGAKLTTVLTTHHHWDHAGGNEELAKQVPDLQIYGGDERIGALTKKVQHNTMFSVGNLLVQCLFTPCHTTGHMCYYVTAPDDASESVVFTGDTLFLAGCGRFFEGNAEQMYNAMSILGSLPEETKVYCGHEYTLQNLKFAAHVEPNNIEVLNKITWSKERREEGKPTVPSTIGEEKKYNPFMRVFEPTVMNHAQSRSAIETMKNIRLEKDSFH; encoded by the exons atgtataaattaaatagattGAATCGGACCAAAAAAC tgctTATACGGAACCAGCGCGAAGCACACAGCAGTCAAGAACACCATCAACTCGGAAACATGGACATTAAGATACTGCCCGCCCTACAGGACAACTACATGTACCTGGTAGTTGACCGAGCCACCAAGGAGGCTGCCGTTGTCGATCCAGTGGAACCAAAGAGTGTGTTGCAAGCTGTCAAAGAACATGGTGCAAAACTGACTACAGTTCTGACTACGCATCATCACTG GGATCATGCTGGGGGAAATGAAGAGCTTGCCAAACAGGTACCAGATCTCCAGATATATGGTGGCGATGAACGCATCGGAGCTCTGACAAAGAAAGTGCAACATAACACTATGTTTAGTGTTGGTAATTTGCTGGTACAATGCCTGTTCACTCCTTGCCATACAACAGGGCATATGTGTTATTACGTAACAGCTCCTGATGATGCATCAGAATCGGTTGTGTTTACAG GTGACACTTTATTCCTCGCTGGTTGCGGAAGGTTCTTTGAAGGCAATGCAGAACAGATGTACAATGCCATGTCGATCCTAGGCAGCTTACCAGAGGAGACCAAGGTCTACTGTGGCCATGAGTATACTCTGCAGAATCTTAAGTTTGCTGCACATGTTGAACCAAATAATATTGAGGTTCTCAACAAAATTACTTGGTCAAAGGAGAGGCGAGAAGAGGGAAAACCTACG GTGCCATCAACAATCGGAGAGGAAAAGAAGTACAATCCATTCATGAGGGTGTTTGAACCGACTGTGATGAACCATGCACAGTCACGATCAGCTATTGAGACCATGAAGAACATTCGATTGGAGAAAGATtctttccattaa